A portion of the Camelus ferus isolate YT-003-E chromosome 16, BCGSAC_Cfer_1.0, whole genome shotgun sequence genome contains these proteins:
- the STAC2 gene encoding SH3 and cysteine-rich domain-containing protein 2 isoform X1, with amino-acid sequence MTEMSEKENEPDDTATHTSPGTVSALQETKLQRFKRSLSLKTILRSKSVENFFLRSGSELKCPTEVLLTPPTPLPPPSPPLASTERGLSTPAPSPCPIPRPLAPLKPVRLHSFQEHVFKRASPCELCHQLIVGNSKQGLRCKTCKASVHLWCSEEISHQQCPGKTSSSFRRNFSSPLLVHNPPPACATSKESSPTGASGKVDPVYETLRYGTSLALMNRSSFSSTSESPTQSLSERDELTEDGEGSIRSSEEGPGDSVFTAPAESEGSGPEEKSPGQQPPRPPLRKDVGPMYSYVALYKFLPQENNDLALQPGDRIMLVDDSNEDWWKGKIGDRVGFFPANFVQRVRPGENVWRCCQPFSGNKEQGYMSLKENQICVGVGRTKDADGFIRVSSGKKRGLVPADALTEI; translated from the exons ATGACCGAAATGAGCGAGAAGGAGAACGAACCGGATGACACGGCCACCCACACCTCCCCGGGGACcgtctctgccctccaggaaacCAAG cTCCAGCGGTTCAAGCGCTCGCTCTCTCTCAAGACCATCCTCCGAAGTAAGAGTGTGGAGAACTTCTTCCTTCGCTCGGGCTCTGAGCTCAAGTGTCCCACCGAGGTGCTCCTGACGCCCCCgaccccactgccccctccctctccacctctggCCTCCACGGAGAGGGGCCTATCCACCCCAGCCCcgtccccctgccccatcccccgccccctggCACCACTCAAACCAGTGAGGCTGCACAGCTTCCAAGAACACGTCTTCAAGCGAGCCAGCCCCTGTGAGCTGTGCCACCAGCTCATTGTGG GAAACTCCAAGCAGGGCTTGCGGTGTAAGACTTGCAAAGCCAGCGTCCACCTCTGGTGCTCCGAAGAGATCTCCCACCAGCAATGCCCAGGCAAGACG TCCTCCTCCTTCCGCCGCAACTTCAGCTCCCCTCTCCTGGTGCATAATCCGCCACCAGCCTGTGCCACAAGCAAAGAGTCCTCACCCACGG GGGCCAGCGGGAAGGTGGACCCGGTCTATGAGACCCTGCGCTATGGCACCTCCTTGGCCCTGATGAACCGCTCCAGCTTCAGCAGCACCTCTGAGTCCCCCACACAGAGCCTG agcgAGCGGGATGAGCTGACCGAGGATGGGGAAGGCAGCATCCGCAGTTCAGAGGAGGGCCCTGGCGACAGCG TATTCACAGCCCCGGCCGAGAGCGAAGGGTCAGGACCAGAGGAGAAGAGCCCTGGACAGCAG CCCCCTAGGCCCCCGCTACGGAAGGATGTGGGGCCCATGTACTCCTACGTCGCGCTCTACAAGTTTCTGCCCCAGGAGAACAATGATCTGGCTTTGCA gcctgGAGATCGGATCATGCTGGTGGATGACTCGAACGAGGACTGGTGGAAG GGCAAGATTGGCGACCGGGTTGGCTTCTTCCCAGCCAATTTTGTGCAGCGGGTGAGGCCGGGAGAGAACGTTTGGCGCTGCTGCCAACCCTTCTCCGGGAACAAGGAACAAGGCTACATGAGCCTCAAGGAAAACCAG ATCTGTGTGGGCGTGGGCAGGACCAAGGATGCTGATGGCTTCATCCGCGTCAGCAGTGGCAAGAAACGGGGCCTGGTGCCAGCCGACGCCCTGACCGAGATCTGA
- the STAC2 gene encoding SH3 and cysteine-rich domain-containing protein 2 isoform X2 gives MTEMSEKENEPDDTATHTSPGTVSALQETKLQRFKRSLSLKTILRRNSKQGLRCKTCKASVHLWCSEEISHQQCPGKTSSSFRRNFSSPLLVHNPPPACATSKESSPTGASGKVDPVYETLRYGTSLALMNRSSFSSTSESPTQSLSERDELTEDGEGSIRSSEEGPGDSVFTAPAESEGSGPEEKSPGQQPPRPPLRKDVGPMYSYVALYKFLPQENNDLALQPGDRIMLVDDSNEDWWKGKIGDRVGFFPANFVQRVRPGENVWRCCQPFSGNKEQGYMSLKENQICVGVGRTKDADGFIRVSSGKKRGLVPADALTEI, from the exons ATGACCGAAATGAGCGAGAAGGAGAACGAACCGGATGACACGGCCACCCACACCTCCCCGGGGACcgtctctgccctccaggaaacCAAG cTCCAGCGGTTCAAGCGCTCGCTCTCTCTCAAGACCATCCTCCGAA GAAACTCCAAGCAGGGCTTGCGGTGTAAGACTTGCAAAGCCAGCGTCCACCTCTGGTGCTCCGAAGAGATCTCCCACCAGCAATGCCCAGGCAAGACG TCCTCCTCCTTCCGCCGCAACTTCAGCTCCCCTCTCCTGGTGCATAATCCGCCACCAGCCTGTGCCACAAGCAAAGAGTCCTCACCCACGG GGGCCAGCGGGAAGGTGGACCCGGTCTATGAGACCCTGCGCTATGGCACCTCCTTGGCCCTGATGAACCGCTCCAGCTTCAGCAGCACCTCTGAGTCCCCCACACAGAGCCTG agcgAGCGGGATGAGCTGACCGAGGATGGGGAAGGCAGCATCCGCAGTTCAGAGGAGGGCCCTGGCGACAGCG TATTCACAGCCCCGGCCGAGAGCGAAGGGTCAGGACCAGAGGAGAAGAGCCCTGGACAGCAG CCCCCTAGGCCCCCGCTACGGAAGGATGTGGGGCCCATGTACTCCTACGTCGCGCTCTACAAGTTTCTGCCCCAGGAGAACAATGATCTGGCTTTGCA gcctgGAGATCGGATCATGCTGGTGGATGACTCGAACGAGGACTGGTGGAAG GGCAAGATTGGCGACCGGGTTGGCTTCTTCCCAGCCAATTTTGTGCAGCGGGTGAGGCCGGGAGAGAACGTTTGGCGCTGCTGCCAACCCTTCTCCGGGAACAAGGAACAAGGCTACATGAGCCTCAAGGAAAACCAG ATCTGTGTGGGCGTGGGCAGGACCAAGGATGCTGATGGCTTCATCCGCGTCAGCAGTGGCAAGAAACGGGGCCTGGTGCCAGCCGACGCCCTGACCGAGATCTGA
- the LOC102514353 gene encoding transcription factor CP2-like protein 1 isoform X1, producing the protein MLFWHNQPEHLWPSPGELYLGPPSSLLREPLPLPYLKQEELPSIPSAEPPCPAFQYVLCAATSPAVKQQEETLTYLNQGQSYEVRMLCNPKLGDATRLLKSVVRVVFHDRRLQYTEQQQLDGWRWSRPGDRILDIDVPLSVGVMEPQALPSQLNTVEFYWDPTKRTSLFLQVHCISTEFTPRKKGGEKGVPFRLQIDTFKPSDKELPPEHLHSAGCLIKVFKPKGADRKLKTDREKIEKQPLHERDKYQTACESTVFMECTPWPEPSLGPHPPLSPLALTSPHSCKLLSPERLCSSPPFTVDTSRGSPARDLNPGASILETQQWLHLHRFSNYCRMLANFTGTDLLKLTRQDLIQICGAADGIRLFNTLRARPIRHRLTLYVAREVSRQENEVPKNPDSGFYQEISLDELSAVELMGKLAEFLALPANQIHRLFHQGPGGILILLSDQVIQNLKDESYFVAVVKKGRGFRGRGVSGKP; encoded by the exons ATGCTGTTTTGGCACaaccaaccagagcacctgtggcccagccctggggaacTGTACCTGGGGCCACCAAGCAGCTTGCTCAG GGAGCCCTTGCCCTTGCCCTACCTGAAGCAGGAAGAGCTGCCCAGCATCCCCAGCGCAGAACCGCCCTGCCCTGCTTTCCAGTATGTGCTCTGTGCAGCCACCTCGCCGGCTGTGAAGCAGCAGGAGGAGACCTTAACCTATTTGAACCAGG GCCAGTCCTATGAGGTACGAATGCTCTGCAACCCCAAGCTGGGCGATGCCACCCGGCTGCTAAAG AGTGTGGTGCGTGTGGTGTTCCACGACCGGCGCCTGCAGTACAcggagcagcagcagctggatgGGTGGAGGTGGAGCCGGCCTGGGGACCGCATCCTGGACATAG ATGTGCCACTGTCTGTAGGGGTGATGGAACCCCAAGCGCTGCCCTCACAACTCAACACGGTGGAGTTTTACTGGGACCCGACCAAGAGGACCTCCCTCTTCCTGCAG GTTCACTGCATCAGCACTGAGTTCACTCCTCGGAAAAAAGGTGGAGAGAAAGGTGTCCCCTTCCGCCTCCAGATCGACACTTTCAAGCCCAGTGACAAGGAACTTCCGCCTGAGCACCTGCATTCGGCTGGCTGCCTCATCAAGGTGTTTAAG CCTAAAGGAGCTGACCGGAAACTGAAAACTGACCGGGAGAAGATTGAGAAACAGCCCTTGCATGAGAGAGACAAGTATCAGACTGCCTGTGAGAGCACAGTCTTcatggag TGTACACCATGGCCAGAGCCCAGTTTGGGGCCCCACCCGCCTCTGAGCCCTCTTGCTTtgacctccccacactcctgcAAGCTCCTGTCCCCGGAGAG GCTCTGCTCCTCACCACCATTCACTGTGGACACCTCGAGGGGCAGCCCAGCTCGG GATCTGAACCCTGGAGCTTCCATTCTAGAGACGCAGCAATGGTTGCATCTGCACCGGTTCTCCAACTATTGCCGGATGCTGGCCAATTTCACTG GCACTGATCTGCTGAAGCTTACCCGCCAGGACCTTATCCAGATCTGTGGGGCTGCCGATGGGATCCGCCTTTTCAACACTCTTAGAGCCAG GCCCATCCGTCACCGGCTGACCTTGTATGTTGCTCGGGAGGTCTCTAGGCAAGAGAACGAGGTTCCTAAGAACCCTGACTCAG GCTTTTATCAAGAGATCTCTCTGGATGAACTCAGTGCTGTAGAACTCATGGGAAAATTGGCTGAGTTCCTGGCCCTCCCAGCCAATCAGATCCACCGTCTCTTccaccagggccctgggggcATCCTCATTCTCCTCAGCGACCAG GTCATTCAGAATCTTAAGGATGAATCATACTTTGTGGCTGTGGTGAAGAAAGGTAGGGGTTTTAGAGGGAGAGGTGTGTCTGGCAAGCCCTAG
- the LOC102514353 gene encoding transcription factor CP2-like protein 1 isoform X2, with the protein MLFWHNQPEHLWPSPGELYLGPPSSLLREPLPLPYLKQEELPSIPSAEPPCPAFQYVLCAATSPAVKQQEETLTYLNQGQSYEVRMLCNPKLGDATRLLKSVVRVVFHDRRLQYTEQQQLDGWRWSRPGDRILDIDVPLSVGVMEPQALPSQLNTVEFYWDPTKRTSLFLQVHCISTEFTPRKKGGEKGVPFRLQIDTFKPSDKELPPEHLHSAGCLIKVFKPKGADRKLKTDREKIEKQPLHERDKYQTACESTVFMECTPWPEPSLGPHPPLSPLALTSPHSCKLLSPERLCSSPPFTVDTSRGSPARDLNPGASILETQQWLHLHRFSNYCRMLANFTGTDLLKLTRQDLIQICGAADGIRLFNTLRARPIRHRLTLYVAREVSRQENEVPKNPDSGFYQEISLDELSAVELMGKLAEFLALPANQIHRLFHQGPGGILILLSDQVIQNLKDESYFVAVVKKVQNPDGYYLVLT; encoded by the exons ATGCTGTTTTGGCACaaccaaccagagcacctgtggcccagccctggggaacTGTACCTGGGGCCACCAAGCAGCTTGCTCAG GGAGCCCTTGCCCTTGCCCTACCTGAAGCAGGAAGAGCTGCCCAGCATCCCCAGCGCAGAACCGCCCTGCCCTGCTTTCCAGTATGTGCTCTGTGCAGCCACCTCGCCGGCTGTGAAGCAGCAGGAGGAGACCTTAACCTATTTGAACCAGG GCCAGTCCTATGAGGTACGAATGCTCTGCAACCCCAAGCTGGGCGATGCCACCCGGCTGCTAAAG AGTGTGGTGCGTGTGGTGTTCCACGACCGGCGCCTGCAGTACAcggagcagcagcagctggatgGGTGGAGGTGGAGCCGGCCTGGGGACCGCATCCTGGACATAG ATGTGCCACTGTCTGTAGGGGTGATGGAACCCCAAGCGCTGCCCTCACAACTCAACACGGTGGAGTTTTACTGGGACCCGACCAAGAGGACCTCCCTCTTCCTGCAG GTTCACTGCATCAGCACTGAGTTCACTCCTCGGAAAAAAGGTGGAGAGAAAGGTGTCCCCTTCCGCCTCCAGATCGACACTTTCAAGCCCAGTGACAAGGAACTTCCGCCTGAGCACCTGCATTCGGCTGGCTGCCTCATCAAGGTGTTTAAG CCTAAAGGAGCTGACCGGAAACTGAAAACTGACCGGGAGAAGATTGAGAAACAGCCCTTGCATGAGAGAGACAAGTATCAGACTGCCTGTGAGAGCACAGTCTTcatggag TGTACACCATGGCCAGAGCCCAGTTTGGGGCCCCACCCGCCTCTGAGCCCTCTTGCTTtgacctccccacactcctgcAAGCTCCTGTCCCCGGAGAG GCTCTGCTCCTCACCACCATTCACTGTGGACACCTCGAGGGGCAGCCCAGCTCGG GATCTGAACCCTGGAGCTTCCATTCTAGAGACGCAGCAATGGTTGCATCTGCACCGGTTCTCCAACTATTGCCGGATGCTGGCCAATTTCACTG GCACTGATCTGCTGAAGCTTACCCGCCAGGACCTTATCCAGATCTGTGGGGCTGCCGATGGGATCCGCCTTTTCAACACTCTTAGAGCCAG GCCCATCCGTCACCGGCTGACCTTGTATGTTGCTCGGGAGGTCTCTAGGCAAGAGAACGAGGTTCCTAAGAACCCTGACTCAG GCTTTTATCAAGAGATCTCTCTGGATGAACTCAGTGCTGTAGAACTCATGGGAAAATTGGCTGAGTTCCTGGCCCTCCCAGCCAATCAGATCCACCGTCTCTTccaccagggccctgggggcATCCTCATTCTCCTCAGCGACCAG GTCATTCAGAATCTTAAGGATGAATCATACTTTGTGGCTGTGGTGAAGAAAG